The Xanthocytophaga agilis genome window below encodes:
- the gldM gene encoding gliding motility protein GldM: MAGGKETVRQKMVGMMYLVLTALLALQVSSEIVKKFELINTSLEQSTSAAESNNDKMVEAIAKEATGDKAKVLTAAKEVKEKTSKALAALEEYKKSLIAATGGINPENNQFKNPNGETDVESLMIGAEGAKNGKGYEMRKLIEDHVASINSIAKTNFPSLTLDAKEVNGLKDDEAQKNKDFVELNFQATPMVAALAVISQKQSEIARYEAEALKKLAADLNVGVIKFDKIVAMVRPEARTIAAGTSYKAEMFLAASSSGITPSMTFNGRGIPVSNGMGKVDFKASASNYDKEGKSKQTWKGTISFRSPSGKDTAFSVTEEYTVVKPVIQVQSQSVNALYANCGNELKFTVPALGADYRPSFSVSGGSHFTGANIGDITIVPTGTQVAVTVSSGGATIGTENFKVRPVPKPAMKVFSNGRELDTKRGLSAPYPNSLEIRLVPDEGFANLLPKDARFKATSTEVYLVRGSRPVGSAKGDDRLSLGGLVSQMRAGDRLVIEVKDVKRMNFKGQLIESGIAGSTIVSASLN; this comes from the coding sequence ATGGCTGGAGGTAAAGAAACCGTAAGGCAGAAGATGGTGGGGATGATGTACCTGGTACTAACTGCCCTGCTTGCTCTGCAAGTAAGTTCCGAAATTGTTAAAAAATTCGAATTGATTAATACGTCTCTGGAGCAATCTACTAGTGCTGCGGAAAGCAATAACGACAAAATGGTTGAAGCTATTGCTAAAGAAGCAACAGGAGATAAAGCTAAAGTCCTTACTGCTGCAAAAGAAGTAAAAGAGAAAACTTCCAAAGCTTTAGCAGCATTAGAAGAGTACAAAAAATCTTTGATTGCAGCTACAGGCGGTATCAATCCTGAAAATAATCAGTTTAAAAACCCTAATGGAGAGACTGATGTTGAATCACTAATGATTGGTGCAGAAGGTGCTAAAAATGGAAAAGGTTACGAAATGAGAAAGTTAATCGAAGATCATGTTGCTTCTATCAACTCTATCGCAAAAACAAACTTTCCTTCTTTAACATTGGACGCCAAAGAGGTGAATGGTCTGAAAGATGATGAGGCTCAAAAGAACAAAGATTTCGTTGAGCTTAATTTCCAAGCTACTCCAATGGTTGCTGCCTTAGCAGTAATCAGTCAAAAACAAAGTGAAATCGCTCGTTATGAAGCTGAGGCTTTGAAAAAACTGGCAGCTGATCTTAACGTTGGGGTTATCAAGTTTGACAAAATTGTAGCAATGGTTCGCCCTGAAGCTCGTACAATTGCTGCTGGTACATCCTACAAGGCTGAAATGTTCCTTGCTGCATCTTCTTCAGGTATAACTCCTTCTATGACATTTAATGGACGTGGTATTCCTGTATCAAATGGAATGGGTAAAGTTGATTTCAAAGCTTCTGCTAGCAATTATGACAAAGAAGGAAAATCTAAACAAACTTGGAAAGGTACAATCTCTTTCCGTTCTCCAAGTGGAAAAGATACTGCTTTCTCTGTAACAGAAGAATATACAGTTGTAAAACCTGTTATTCAGGTTCAATCTCAGTCTGTAAACGCTCTGTATGCTAACTGCGGTAACGAATTGAAATTTACAGTTCCTGCTTTAGGTGCTGATTACCGTCCTTCATTCTCTGTATCAGGTGGTAGCCATTTTACTGGTGCTAACATTGGTGACATTACTATCGTGCCTACTGGTACTCAGGTAGCTGTAACTGTAAGCAGTGGTGGTGCAACAATCGGTACTGAGAATTTCAAAGTACGTCCTGTTCCTAAGCCTGCAATGAAAGTATTTAGCAACGGTCGTGAGTTGGATACAAAACGTGGTTTGTCTGCTCCTTATCCTAACTCACTTGAGATTCGTCTTGTACCTGATGAAGGATTTGCAAACTTGCTTCCAAAAGATGCTCGTTTCAAAGCAACTTCAACTGAAGTTTATCTGGTACGTGGTTCTCGTCCGGTTGGATCTGCTAAAGGTGATGACCGCCTGAGCTTAGGTGGTTTGGTAAGCCAGATGCGTGCTGGTGACCGCCTTGTAATCGAAGTGAAAGACGTAAAACGTATGAACTTCAAAGGACAATTGATTGAAAGTGGTATCGCAGGTAGCACAATTGTAAGTGCTTCTCTGAATTAA
- a CDS encoding uroporphyrinogen-III synthase, which yields MNAVETQQVEDRYYKVSSILISQPKPADDKSPYFELAKKYKLKIDFRPFIQVEPVSLKEFRKQKIDILAHTAVIFTSRNAVDNFFRIAKEAKLELPPDMKYFCISEQTANYLHKYITVRKRKVFVGQKTASDMLDLLRKHKNEKFLFPCSDIRKNDIPEFMDTNGLQLTEAVLYQTVASDLSDLTDVYYDIIAFFSPSGINSLFVNFPDFKQNKTRIAAFGPTTAKAVHDASLILDIEAPQPNAPSMAGALEMYIKKANKIS from the coding sequence ATGAACGCTGTAGAAACCCAACAAGTAGAAGACAGATATTACAAAGTATCGAGTATATTGATTTCACAACCTAAGCCTGCTGATGATAAGTCACCTTATTTTGAACTGGCTAAGAAATACAAATTAAAGATAGACTTTCGTCCCTTTATTCAGGTAGAGCCTGTTTCTTTAAAAGAATTCAGAAAACAGAAAATCGATATTCTGGCTCATACCGCGGTGATTTTTACCAGCAGAAATGCAGTTGACAACTTCTTTCGTATTGCCAAAGAAGCAAAATTGGAGTTGCCTCCGGATATGAAATATTTTTGTATTTCAGAGCAAACAGCTAATTATCTGCATAAATATATCACAGTTCGTAAACGTAAAGTATTTGTAGGGCAGAAAACTGCTTCTGATATGCTTGATTTATTACGAAAGCACAAAAACGAAAAGTTCTTATTTCCTTGCTCGGATATTCGTAAAAATGATATCCCTGAGTTTATGGATACAAATGGATTGCAATTGACAGAAGCTGTTTTATATCAAACAGTAGCTTCTGATTTGTCTGATCTTACAGATGTATATTATGACATCATTGCATTTTTTAGTCCATCAGGCATAAACTCTCTATTTGTTAATTTTCCTGACTTTAAGCAGAACAAGACACGTATTGCCGCATTTGGTCCCACAACTGCTAAAGCTGTTCATGATGCCAGTCTCATTTTGGATATTGAAGCACCTCAACCTAATGCCCCTTCGATGGCAGGCGCCTTGGAAATGTACATCAAAAAGGCTAATAAAATTTCCTGA
- a CDS encoding MraY family glycosyltransferase has product MNLPVNLLLAFLWAFVVSVFAIPSIVQVAHAKKLLNEPNGRSVHALLTPRLGGMAIFAGFISALAIFGRLEQGVQYVLAGAILLFFIGLKDDIVPVSAFKKFFVQLLATGIVIFMGDVRISNFHGLFGIYELEIGTSYAFTIITIIGITNAINLIDGLDGLAGSTIIIITLAFGSYFYIYDEILYSYVAASLIGGTVGFLRYNFHRAIIFMGDAGSLTCGFIVAVMAVHFVEMPVVENSPVIAIGILYLPVLDTLRVAIIRILNGQSPFAADKNHIHHCLIRAGLKQFQAVSVLAVLHILMIILVVMTTTWGMHVQLTVLALLSILISIGFSYIGRNKQPVVVTDLTSGEVAAER; this is encoded by the coding sequence TTGAATCTACCTGTTAATCTTTTACTGGCATTTTTGTGGGCATTTGTAGTTTCTGTATTTGCTATTCCGTCCATTGTACAGGTGGCACATGCCAAGAAACTGCTAAATGAACCTAATGGTCGTAGTGTGCATGCACTGCTCACACCACGTTTAGGGGGAATGGCAATTTTCGCCGGCTTCATTTCTGCTCTGGCAATTTTTGGGCGATTAGAACAGGGCGTACAATATGTGCTTGCAGGAGCGATACTTCTTTTTTTTATAGGTTTAAAAGATGATATAGTACCTGTTTCAGCATTTAAGAAATTTTTTGTGCAATTACTGGCTACTGGCATTGTTATTTTTATGGGTGATGTACGGATCAGTAATTTTCATGGACTCTTTGGTATTTATGAATTGGAAATTGGTACTAGCTATGCTTTTACCATTATTACGATAATAGGTATTACTAATGCAATAAATTTAATAGATGGATTAGATGGATTGGCCGGTTCTACTATTATTATTATTACTCTTGCGTTTGGGTCTTATTTCTATATATATGATGAAATTTTATATAGCTATGTGGCTGCTAGTTTGATTGGAGGAACAGTAGGTTTCTTAAGATATAATTTTCATCGTGCGATTATTTTTATGGGTGATGCAGGATCACTTACGTGTGGTTTTATTGTTGCAGTTATGGCTGTTCATTTTGTAGAGATGCCTGTTGTTGAAAATTCACCTGTTATAGCAATAGGCATTCTGTATCTACCTGTTTTAGATACTCTACGTGTTGCTATTATCCGGATTCTGAATGGCCAATCCCCTTTTGCGGCAGACAAGAACCATATTCATCATTGTCTGATACGTGCAGGACTAAAGCAGTTTCAGGCTGTAAGTGTATTAGCTGTATTACACATTTTAATGATTATTCTGGTGGTTATGACTACTACATGGGGAATGCATGTGCAATTAACAGTGTTAGCTCTGCTTTCTATCCTTATAAGTATTGGATTTTCTTATATAGGTAGAAATAAACAACCTGTTGTTGTTACAGATTTGACTTCGGGAGAAGTGGCTGCAGAACGATAA
- a CDS encoding DUF4271 domain-containing protein, with protein MKVLIQIFYRLGYTHYVRIISSVVVSIVFFNTSFSQSTVDYKLIQGLEDQWVIYNDNYKGYIPYFRKEHGVQAALSLYVDLRKYSHYNLFLQAPKETHLFVQSQLCRTLSAQSRTVVNIDSLQKQYKTRFVLITLYVPDGHSQLPTAQIVYPYKNKASQIENKEDSDVVLSGVRNSYQPKLRDLSEFPDFVTVCIVSLLAFYTFLLNYHPKAFKRNFSFNDMFSVDSREDATLIAKPLSQINILFVLAHSMSLSLFYMMAQRYSDTFFVNVLPIQLSDSFGSLFGYFALCVSIIWVLLIGKYFFIYAIGIVFGINNVASIHYYEYLLFSRIFFLIVLPLQFIFMLSFPQWLVGALKMVVIGLFIFNIIRIVTISSVLNKITSFRNLYLFSYLCATELIPLLIGIKFLAK; from the coding sequence TTGAAAGTTCTTATACAAATATTCTATCGTTTGGGTTATACACACTATGTTCGTATTATCAGCAGTGTTGTAGTGAGTATAGTGTTTTTTAATACCTCCTTTTCTCAGTCAACAGTTGATTATAAACTTATTCAGGGATTAGAGGATCAGTGGGTTATTTACAATGACAATTATAAGGGCTATATTCCTTATTTCCGGAAGGAACATGGGGTACAGGCTGCTTTGAGTTTATATGTTGATTTGAGAAAGTATTCACACTATAATTTATTCTTACAAGCACCTAAAGAGACTCATTTGTTTGTTCAATCACAATTGTGTCGAACTTTGTCTGCACAAAGCAGAACAGTAGTAAATATTGACAGTTTACAGAAACAATACAAAACAAGATTTGTATTAATTACACTTTATGTTCCGGATGGGCATTCACAACTTCCCACTGCCCAAATTGTATATCCTTATAAGAATAAGGCTTCTCAGATTGAAAACAAAGAAGACTCAGATGTGGTATTGTCTGGAGTTAGAAATAGTTATCAGCCTAAATTAAGGGATTTATCTGAGTTTCCTGATTTTGTAACAGTATGTATTGTTTCCTTACTGGCATTTTATACTTTTCTGTTAAACTATCATCCCAAAGCATTTAAACGGAATTTTAGCTTTAATGATATGTTTTCGGTAGATAGCAGAGAGGATGCAACATTAATAGCTAAGCCACTTAGTCAGATCAATATTCTTTTTGTTTTGGCTCACAGCATGTCATTAAGCTTGTTTTACATGATGGCTCAAAGATATTCCGATACTTTTTTCGTGAATGTATTGCCGATTCAGTTATCAGATTCATTTGGTAGTTTGTTCGGATATTTTGCTCTGTGTGTAAGTATTATATGGGTGTTGCTAATTGGGAAATATTTTTTTATATATGCCATAGGGATAGTATTTGGAATTAATAATGTAGCTTCTATACATTATTATGAGTATTTATTATTCTCACGAATCTTTTTTCTCATAGTACTTCCATTGCAGTTTATCTTTATGTTATCTTTTCCTCAATGGTTGGTAGGCGCATTGAAAATGGTAGTTATAGGATTGTTTATTTTCAACATAATCCGTATTGTGACCATTAGTTCTGTACTAAACAAAATTACTTCATTTCGGAATCTATATTTATTTTCATATCTTTGTGCCACTGAACTGATTCCATTACTTATAGGAATTAAATTTCTCGCAAAATAG
- a CDS encoding ShlB/FhaC/HecB family hemolysin secretion/activation protein, protein MEIYLVLVGGSLYAQKRWSVNYLFSDSTFQNAIVKKLPDFIIDSISGVQIIQQNIIKLHQQGYLTASIDSISWKKDTLLIFAYLGSRFKWARLSQGNIRDEILREVDFREKIYRDKQFNYLELADLEKRILVYSEEHGYPFATISLDSIQIRDDNISAKLQYEPGVYIVFDTIRVIGSARLKKRFLENWLRIIPGQPYSQKRLDQAYNLLKQQSYLSLTQPYEVLFKNDRAYITFFADAGKSSEADGIIGFQPNEQKEGKLLLTGEVNLKLNNLLNAGGSFLFSWQQIKQGSPRLNISYTQPAFFKTPLEINGAFQLLREDTSSTVLNGYVTLSQQLNIFYNLDSWNKIGIGVNRYNSRLADSTIKGTVQQADINWLSYNAFYTYKAVDNLLYPKKGWWISANIAIGNKEVSPSDQIDLQIIKRSSPQLAYRFTLRKYSRTGKKSSIFFQLSAAQIFNDNLFQNELFRLGGLTSIRGFNENFFFASDYVTSTLEYRFFWEQTSYLFVFYDQAWIRTQILKASVTDIPSGFGAGMSFSTKTGIFTIMYALGNSQTRPFSIGYSKIHFGLTSRF, encoded by the coding sequence GTGGAAATATACTTGGTGCTGGTAGGAGGATCATTATATGCCCAAAAAAGATGGTCGGTAAACTATCTGTTTTCAGATTCAACTTTTCAAAATGCCATAGTTAAGAAGCTACCTGATTTTATCATAGATTCAATTTCCGGGGTACAGATAATTCAACAAAATATTATAAAACTCCATCAACAAGGTTATTTGACTGCATCTATTGATAGTATAAGCTGGAAGAAAGATACTTTATTGATATTTGCTTATCTGGGAAGTAGATTTAAATGGGCTCGCCTTTCTCAGGGCAACATTCGGGATGAAATATTGCGTGAAGTTGATTTTCGCGAGAAAATATATAGAGACAAACAATTCAATTATTTGGAATTAGCAGATCTAGAAAAAAGGATATTAGTATATTCGGAAGAACATGGATATCCATTTGCTACGATTTCTCTTGATTCTATTCAGATAAGGGATGATAACATATCAGCCAAATTACAGTATGAGCCTGGTGTTTATATTGTATTTGATACTATAAGAGTGATAGGGTCGGCCCGGTTAAAAAAACGCTTTCTGGAAAACTGGCTTAGAATTATACCAGGACAACCTTATAGTCAAAAGCGTTTAGATCAGGCCTACAACCTTCTTAAACAACAATCTTATTTGTCCTTAACACAGCCCTATGAAGTCCTTTTTAAAAATGACAGGGCTTATATTACTTTCTTTGCAGATGCTGGAAAATCAAGTGAAGCAGATGGTATAATTGGTTTTCAACCCAATGAACAAAAAGAAGGAAAGTTGTTATTAACAGGAGAAGTAAATCTAAAACTAAATAATTTGCTTAATGCTGGAGGAAGTTTTTTGTTCAGCTGGCAACAAATTAAACAAGGCTCTCCCAGGTTAAATATAAGTTATACCCAACCTGCTTTTTTTAAAACTCCATTGGAGATAAATGGTGCATTTCAATTACTAAGAGAAGACACTTCCAGTACTGTATTAAATGGATATGTAACATTGAGTCAACAACTTAATATTTTCTATAATCTAGATAGCTGGAATAAAATAGGTATAGGAGTTAATAGATACAATTCACGATTGGCTGACAGCACAATAAAAGGGACTGTGCAGCAGGCTGATATAAACTGGTTATCTTATAACGCCTTTTATACATATAAAGCTGTTGATAATTTGTTGTATCCTAAAAAAGGTTGGTGGATAAGCGCAAATATTGCAATAGGAAATAAAGAAGTAAGTCCAAGCGATCAGATTGATTTGCAGATAATTAAACGATCCAGCCCGCAATTGGCCTATCGGTTTACACTACGAAAGTATAGCCGTACAGGAAAAAAAAGTAGTATATTTTTTCAGCTATCTGCCGCTCAGATTTTTAATGATAATCTTTTTCAAAATGAGTTATTTCGCTTAGGTGGTTTGACAAGTATAAGAGGGTTCAATGAAAACTTCTTTTTTGCTTCTGATTATGTTACATCTACTTTGGAATATCGTTTCTTTTGGGAACAAACATCCTATCTGTTTGTATTCTATGATCAAGCATGGATAAGAACGCAAATTTTGAAAGCCTCTGTCACCGATATACCCTCTGGATTTGGTGCCGGCATGAGTTTTAGTACAAAGACAGGGATTTTTACTATAATGTATGCATTAGGAAATTCACAGACTCGGCCTTTTAGTATAGGATATTCAAAAATACATTTTGGTTTAACCTCTCGATTTTAG
- the gldN gene encoding gliding motility protein GldN has product MKNVMKGIFAGTIALGLSTFCFAQEADTRGYNPNSVRPIHESDIMFKKTVWTNVDLNEKQNRPFMAVNNEITRFVINAVKAGLLTPYATDSLTSKLTVEEFVKNISAAGTQMTPEDMRFEEQRIKEDDFLTPEEKKQRIAALKNGGGGNEYPASYFTQMELKEDFIFDKQRSRAYWDTQAITFWLPAEKNGDLGIQKRMAAFKFKDLYKLFKSSPNAVYFNSQNNQEHKNLADAFELRLFSGRIIKVSNPDDKDLTEIYDGGKKGLLASEWMKQQLMEYEHNLWEF; this is encoded by the coding sequence ATGAAAAACGTAATGAAAGGGATTTTTGCGGGTACCATCGCGTTGGGCTTATCAACCTTCTGCTTTGCCCAAGAAGCGGATACCCGAGGTTATAATCCCAATTCTGTGCGCCCAATTCATGAGTCTGACATTATGTTCAAAAAAACTGTTTGGACTAACGTAGACCTGAACGAAAAGCAAAATCGTCCTTTCATGGCTGTTAATAACGAGATCACCCGCTTCGTTATTAATGCTGTAAAAGCCGGATTACTTACTCCTTATGCTACAGATTCACTGACTAGTAAGTTAACTGTAGAGGAGTTTGTAAAAAATATCAGTGCTGCTGGTACCCAAATGACGCCAGAGGATATGAGATTTGAAGAGCAGAGAATAAAAGAAGATGACTTCTTAACGCCTGAAGAAAAGAAGCAACGTATCGCTGCCCTTAAAAATGGTGGAGGTGGAAATGAATATCCTGCTTCTTATTTTACTCAAATGGAGTTAAAAGAAGACTTTATCTTTGACAAACAACGTTCTCGTGCTTACTGGGATACACAGGCAATTACTTTCTGGCTTCCTGCCGAAAAAAATGGGGATCTAGGTATCCAGAAACGTATGGCTGCATTCAAATTTAAAGACTTGTACAAATTGTTCAAGAGCAGTCCAAATGCAGTATATTTCAATTCTCAGAACAATCAGGAACACAAAAACTTAGCTGATGCATTTGAACTACGTCTATTCTCAGGACGTATCATCAAAGTGTCTAACCCAGACGATAAAGATCTAACAGAGATCTATGACGGTGGTAAAAAAGGTTTATTGGCATCTGAGTGGATGAAGCAACAACTAATGGAATATGAACACAATTTGTGGGAGTTCTAA
- a CDS encoding type IX secretion system membrane protein PorP/SprF, producing MHKRILFSLLLAWLGYSIANAQQDPQFTQYMYNNLFINPAYAGVENKTKFQALYRSQWTAYQGTFDPGGAPNTAMFSLNTPILRIRSGIGFHYVNDRLGPQANSQAAISYSYQFPIDKGKISLGIRGGYYAQSLDFDKYRAIDDSDPVLSNRTGKEFQIRPDFALGVFYTSEKFYGGVSVNHLTQAEFNFGTDKLKNPLNRHIYINAGYYYDLTYQIVLSPSVLFKSDFNTTSFEVSTVATYNQKFSAGLSFRQGDAVGFLAGVSLLKDNSLRIGYSFDYIIKAQTVKQPTSNEFMVTYTLPPPKPIVKTIKRTPRFRND from the coding sequence ATGCACAAACGAATACTTTTCTCCTTATTATTGGCGTGGCTGGGGTACTCTATTGCTAACGCACAGCAAGATCCTCAGTTTACTCAATATATGTACAACAACCTTTTTATCAATCCTGCGTATGCTGGAGTAGAAAACAAGACAAAGTTTCAGGCGTTGTACCGAAGTCAATGGACCGCTTATCAGGGTACTTTTGATCCGGGAGGAGCTCCTAACACTGCAATGTTTAGTTTAAATACTCCTATTCTACGCATACGAAGTGGAATAGGTTTCCATTATGTCAATGATCGTTTAGGACCACAGGCAAATTCCCAGGCAGCAATATCTTATTCCTATCAGTTTCCAATCGATAAAGGGAAAATATCTTTAGGGATTAGAGGTGGGTATTATGCACAATCACTTGACTTTGACAAATACAGAGCTATAGATGACAGTGATCCTGTTTTATCCAATCGTACCGGAAAAGAGTTTCAGATCAGACCGGACTTTGCGTTAGGGGTTTTCTATACATCAGAAAAATTTTATGGAGGCGTAAGTGTGAACCACCTTACTCAAGCAGAATTCAATTTTGGAACAGATAAACTGAAGAATCCATTGAACAGGCATATTTACATTAATGCTGGTTATTACTACGATCTTACTTATCAGATCGTTCTTTCACCATCTGTGTTGTTTAAATCTGATTTCAATACTACTTCTTTTGAGGTAAGCACTGTAGCCACCTATAACCAGAAGTTTTCTGCTGGTTTATCCTTTCGTCAAGGGGATGCTGTTGGTTTTTTGGCAGGTGTAAGTCTCTTAAAGGACAATTCCTTACGTATAGGGTATTCATTTGATTATATCATTAAGGCACAGACTGTTAAACAACCGACCTCAAATGAGTTCATGGTTACCTATACCTTACCTCCTCCTAAACCTATTGTAAAAACTATTAAGCGAACTCCCAGATTTCGAAATGATTAA
- the gldK gene encoding gliding motility lipoprotein GldK, whose product MNQMNRMRLYCCLVALATVFLQSCGLLGKRNKNDDRGELVGVPGREGWRQEIPFGMVPIPAGTFHMGQADEDVPHSLISMNKQITIGGFYMDDTEITNNEYRQFVNGMLKDSASVLGEDYIMKELYPDTTVWVKDFAHHYGDPMMEYYYMHPAFDDYPVVGIDWFAARYFCEWRTKYLNAYRAKEGKFPMPNFRLPSEAEWEYAARGGRDMAKYPWGNPYISNAYGCLLANFKPGRGNYYNDSFMYTGPVASFFSNDYGLYDMAGNVAEWCEDAYHPAAMTITWDLNPKYTDDAEPRKIVRGGSWKDVAYYLETGTRTFEFQDTSKAYVGFRCAMTYLGRSSGAEF is encoded by the coding sequence ATGAATCAAATGAATCGAATGAGACTTTACTGCTGCTTGGTTGCGCTTGCCACTGTATTTTTACAGAGTTGCGGATTGCTGGGTAAGCGTAACAAGAACGACGATCGGGGGGAACTTGTAGGTGTTCCTGGTCGTGAAGGCTGGCGTCAGGAGATCCCGTTCGGAATGGTACCAATCCCAGCTGGTACATTCCACATGGGCCAGGCTGATGAGGATGTGCCACACTCACTAATAAGTATGAATAAGCAGATCACCATTGGTGGATTCTATATGGATGATACTGAAATCACAAACAACGAATATCGTCAGTTTGTGAATGGTATGCTGAAAGATTCTGCTTCTGTACTGGGTGAAGATTATATCATGAAAGAATTATATCCTGATACAACAGTTTGGGTAAAAGACTTTGCTCACCACTATGGAGACCCAATGATGGAGTATTACTATATGCACCCAGCATTTGATGATTATCCTGTAGTTGGTATCGATTGGTTTGCTGCACGTTATTTTTGTGAATGGCGTACAAAATATCTGAATGCTTACCGTGCAAAAGAAGGCAAATTCCCAATGCCTAATTTCCGTCTGCCATCTGAAGCTGAGTGGGAATATGCAGCTCGTGGTGGTCGTGATATGGCTAAATATCCTTGGGGTAACCCTTATATCTCAAACGCATATGGCTGTTTGTTAGCTAACTTCAAACCAGGTCGTGGTAACTACTATAATGATAGTTTCATGTATACAGGGCCTGTTGCATCTTTCTTCTCTAACGATTACGGCTTGTATGATATGGCTGGTAACGTAGCTGAATGGTGTGAAGATGCTTACCATCCTGCTGCAATGACGATTACCTGGGATTTGAACCCTAAATACACAGATGATGCCGAGCCTCGTAAAATTGTACGTGGTGGTTCCTGGAAAGACGTAGCTTACTATCTGGAAACAGGTACACGTACTTTCGAATTTCAGGATACTTCTAAAGCTTACGTTGGTTTCCGTTGCGCAATGACTTATTTGGGTCGTTCTTCTGGAGCTGAATTCTAA
- the gldL gene encoding gliding motility protein GldL, with the protein MSAKKGGSSDFFFAKVMPFVYGIGAAVVIVGALFKIMHWPGASEMLIVGLGTEAAIFFLSAFAPQHADPDWTRVYPELAEDFKGELPQRRPEQKEKGNGLTAKLDDMLTNAKVGPELINSLGSGMKSLAETASKLNNLTDASVATNEYAQNVKKASGALVDMNKSYATTVTAMAEMSNAAQDAKSYHAQVQTVTKNLGALNAVYEMELQDTNKHLKAMQSFYGSLSSAMENMAQASKDTEQFKGELTKLTTNLTTLNKVYGSMLTAMKG; encoded by the coding sequence ATGAGTGCTAAAAAAGGTGGATCTTCTGATTTCTTCTTCGCTAAAGTAATGCCATTTGTCTATGGTATTGGTGCAGCAGTTGTAATTGTAGGTGCGTTATTTAAAATCATGCACTGGCCAGGTGCTTCTGAAATGCTTATCGTAGGGCTAGGTACTGAGGCTGCTATCTTCTTCTTGAGTGCTTTTGCCCCTCAGCATGCTGATCCAGATTGGACTCGCGTTTATCCTGAGCTAGCTGAAGATTTCAAAGGTGAACTTCCTCAACGTCGTCCTGAGCAAAAAGAAAAAGGAAATGGCTTAACTGCTAAACTTGATGATATGCTTACTAACGCTAAAGTTGGTCCTGAATTGATCAATAGCTTAGGTAGCGGTATGAAAAGCTTAGCTGAAACAGCTTCTAAACTGAATAATCTTACAGATGCTTCTGTAGCTACTAACGAGTATGCTCAGAATGTAAAGAAAGCTTCTGGTGCATTGGTTGATATGAACAAATCATATGCAACTACTGTAACTGCAATGGCTGAAATGTCTAATGCAGCTCAGGATGCTAAATCTTACCATGCACAAGTTCAAACTGTGACTAAAAACTTAGGCGCTTTGAATGCTGTGTATGAAATGGAACTACAGGATACTAATAAACACCTGAAAGCTATGCAGTCATTCTACGGTAGCTTATCAAGTGCTATGGAAAATATGGCTCAAGCCAGCAAAGATACTGAGCAGTTCAAAGGTGAATTAACTAAATTGACAACCAACCTGACTACGCTGAACAAAGTTTATGGTAGCATGTTGACTGCAATGAAAGGTTAA